The proteins below come from a single Felis catus isolate Fca126 chromosome A1, F.catus_Fca126_mat1.0, whole genome shotgun sequence genomic window:
- the BRIX1 gene encoding ribosome biogenesis protein BRX1 homolog, which produces MAATKRKRRGGLAVQAKKPKRNEKDAKQPAKLRDVAEETKEEERDRIPGPVCKGKWKNKERILIFSSRGINFRTRHLMQDLRMLMPHSKADTKMDRKDKLFVINEVCEMKNCNKCIYFEAKKKQDLYMWLSNSPHGPSAKFLVQNIHTLAELKMTGNCLKGSRPLLSFDPAFDELPHYALLKELLIQIFSTPRYHPKSQPFVDHVFTFTILDNRIWFRNFQIIEEDAALVEIGPRFVLNLIKIFQGSFGGPTLYENPHYQSPNMHRRVIRSITAAKYKEKQQVKDAQKMKKKEPKTVLPHDPTADVFVIPAEEKPIEIQWVKPEPKVDLKARKKRIYKRQRKMKQKMNSGNTK; this is translated from the exons ATGGCGGCGACCAAGAGGAAGCGGCGTGGAGGCTTGGCTGTTCAGGcgaaaaaaccaaaaaggaacgAGAAAGATGCCAAGCAGCCAGCTAAGCTGCGCGACGTGGCAGAAGAGacgaaggaagaggagagagaccGTATTCCAGGCCCCGTTTGCAAG ggcaagtggaaaaataaagaacggattcttatcttttcttctagagGAATAAATTTCAGAACAAGACATTTAATGCAAGACTTGAGGATGTTGATGCCTCATTCTAAAGCAG atacgAAAATGGATCGTAAAGACAAGTTATTTGTGATTAATGAG GTTTGTGAAATGAAAAACTGCaataaatgtatctattttgAAGCTAAGAAAAAACAGGATCTCTATATGTG GCTTTCAAATTCACCTCATGGACCATCTGCTAAATTCCTTGTTCAAAATA TTCATACCCTAGCTGAACTGAAGATGACTGGAAACTGTTTGAAAGGTTCTCGGCCCCTTTTGTCTTTTGACCCT gcttttgATGAATTACCGCATTATGCTCTGTTAAAAGAACTCTTAATTCAG atCTTTAGTACACCACGGTATCATCCCAAAAGCCAGCCATTTGTGGACCATGTGTTTACTTTCACCATTTTGGATAATAGGATATGGTTTCGGAACTTTCAG ATCATAGAAGAAGATGCAGCTCTTGTAGAAATAGGACCTCGTTTCGTCTTAAATCTGATAAAGATTTTCCAGGGAAGTTTTGGAGGACCAACTCTGTATGAAAATCCTCACTACCAGTCCCCAAACATG catcGGCGTGTCATAAGATCCATCACAGctgcaaaatacaaagagaaacaaCAGGTGAAAGatgcacagaaaatgaaaaagaaggaacCAAAGACTGTTCTTCCACATGATCCCACTGCAGATGTTTTTGTTATACCAGCTGAGGAAAAGCCAATAGAAATACAGTGGGTAAAACCAGAGCCAAAAGTTGatttgaaagcaagaaagaaaaggatttacaaaaggcaaagaaaaatgaaacagaagatgaacagtgggaatacaaaatga